A region of Bacteroidetes bacterium GWF2_43_63 DNA encodes the following proteins:
- a CDS encoding UDP-N-acetylglucosamine 2-epimerase: MRIVTIVGARPQIIKAAALSREIQLHFSSEIEEIIVHTGQHYDDNMSEVFFRELSIPAPNVNLNVGSSSHGEQTGRMMEGLEKVLLEYKPDALVVYGDTNSTLAGAVAAAKLHIPVFHIEAGLRSFNKKMPEEINRIVADHCSTLMFCPTKTAIRNLETEGFPAGLMSPYSLDKPGVFHGGDIMFDNSVHFAGIAEKQSKIIEEQKLKDVPFILATVHRNDNTDHEERLRMIFDALCLASANTGLPVIFPVHPRTKKMMAEWNIGSNIPATADVRIIPPASFLDMILLEKNCRLVLTDSGGVQKEAFFFSRPSIILRPETEWVEIIELRAARLADHTAPEIAAQAEAMINYPPTEFPPVFGDGHAAEFICEKMLDFFKSTSKKH, from the coding sequence ATGAGAATTGTAACCATTGTCGGCGCAAGGCCACAGATCATAAAAGCAGCGGCACTTAGCCGGGAAATACAACTGCATTTCAGCTCCGAAATTGAAGAAATTATTGTTCATACCGGACAGCATTATGATGATAATATGTCCGAAGTGTTTTTTCGCGAACTCAGCATTCCGGCTCCCAATGTCAATCTCAACGTCGGGTCTTCCAGCCATGGTGAACAAACGGGACGTATGATGGAAGGGCTTGAAAAAGTTTTACTGGAGTATAAACCTGATGCACTGGTGGTGTACGGCGATACCAATAGCACACTGGCAGGCGCAGTGGCAGCGGCGAAGCTGCATATTCCGGTTTTTCACATCGAGGCAGGACTGCGTTCCTTTAATAAAAAAATGCCTGAAGAAATAAACAGAATTGTGGCCGATCATTGTTCGACGCTGATGTTTTGTCCGACAAAAACAGCCATCCGAAATCTTGAAACAGAAGGATTTCCTGCAGGCCTCATGAGCCCATATTCATTGGATAAACCCGGAGTGTTTCACGGCGGCGATATCATGTTCGACAACTCGGTGCACTTTGCAGGCATTGCCGAAAAGCAATCAAAAATTATTGAAGAACAAAAGCTGAAAGATGTTCCGTTTATTCTCGCAACGGTGCATCGAAACGATAATACGGATCACGAGGAAAGATTACGTATGATCTTTGATGCCTTATGTCTTGCATCGGCCAACACTGGTTTACCAGTCATTTTCCCTGTACATCCTCGCACAAAAAAAATGATGGCTGAATGGAATATAGGCAGCAATATTCCTGCTACAGCGGATGTTCGCATCATACCACCCGCTTCGTTTCTCGACATGATTCTGCTTGAAAAAAACTGTCGTCTCGTTCTCACTGATTCGGGCGGAGTTCAGAAAGAAGCTTTTTTCTTTTCGCGTCCGTCAATCATTCTGCGACCCGAAACAGAATGGGTTGAAATCATCGAACTGCGCGCTGCACGCCTTGCCGATCACACAGCACCGGAAATTGCGGCCCAGGCCGAGGCAATGATCAACTATCCCCCAACAGAGTTTCCGCCTGTGTTTGGCGACGGTCATGCCGCTGAATTCATTTGTGAGAAAATGCTTGATTTTTTTAAATCGACCAGTAAAAAACACTAA
- a CDS encoding taxon MazF, translated as MKIKQFDIWIANLDPHFGTEAGKARPVLIIQSNLLNDIHPSTLICPITTNIQPKAEILRVHLKKGHFGLKQNCDIMIDQIRAIDNKRLMKRVGRISESLIEKVKENIAIVLDLSKI; from the coding sequence ATGAAGATTAAGCAGTTTGACATCTGGATTGCCAATCTGGATCCTCATTTTGGGACAGAAGCCGGGAAAGCCAGACCTGTTCTGATAATACAATCCAACCTCCTGAATGATATTCATCCATCAACGCTGATTTGTCCTATAACGACGAATATTCAGCCAAAAGCAGAAATACTGAGGGTTCATTTAAAGAAAGGTCATTTCGGGCTTAAACAGAATTGCGATATTATGATTGATCAGATCAGAGCTATCGACAACAAACGGCTGATGAAACGTGTCGGGCGTATATCCGAATCGTTGATTGAAAAAGTGAAAGAGAATATCGCCATTGTGCTGGATTTGTCAAAAATCTGA